A window of Variovorax paradoxus EPS genomic DNA:
GCTTGCGCCTGCGTCAGGCCACGTTTTTTTCGCAGCGCCTTCAGGTGGGGCCGCAGTTGATCGACGAAGCGAAGGGGATAGTCCATCTTGCAAGCAAGATATCGGCCCTGGCTTATTTTGTCAACATACAAGCTTTGACTTATTTTTGCTGATTACAAGCTTTGGCTTGTAAGAGCCAAAAACAAGCTTAGGCTTGTAATTCACAGCTAGTCGATCTTTGCGCCCGACGCCTTCACCACCGCGCCCATCGCATCCCAGTCAGACCGCAGCAGCTTCTGGAACTCTTCCGCACTCTGGCTGCGCGGCTCCACGCCCAGGCGCTTGAAGCGCTCCTGGATCGCCGGATCGGCCAGCACCTTGTTGGCCGCGGCGTTGATGCGCTCGACCTCCGCCTTGGGGGTGCCGGCCGGCGCCAGCAGCCCGATCCACGAGTCGAAGGCGTAGCCCGGCAGGCCGCTCTCGGCCACGGTCGGCAGCTTCGGCAGGAAGGGGCTGCGCGACTGGCCGGTGGAGGCGAGCAGCTTCATGCGCGCGTCGTCCTGAAAGCCCATCACCCCGATGCTCGAGGAGATGACCGCCTGCACCCGCCCCGCGAGCACTTCGTTGACGGCTTCGCCGGTCGATTTGGTCGGGATGTGCGTCATCTGCAAGCCCGCCTTCGCGAGGAACGACGCCATCGCCAGATGCGTCGCGCTGCCGTTGCCCGCCGAGGCGTAGTTGTACTTGCCCGGGTTGGCCTTGACCTCCTTGATGAAGTCGGCCGTATTCGACACGTTCATCCCGCTCGCCACCGCCAGCACATAGCCCGCGTTGCCCACATTCGCCACGCCGACGAAATCCTTCAACGGGTCATAGGACAGCTTGCTGTACAGAAAGGCCGCGATGTTGTGGCTCGCAGCCGCGAGCACCAGCGTGCTGCCATCGGCCGGCGCCTTGGCCGCGACCGCCGCGCCCACGGTGCCGCCCGCGCCGGCGCGGTTCTCGACGATGGCGCTCGCATTGAGCGCCGCACCCAGCTCGTTGTTGAAGGCGCGCGCCACCGTGTCCTGCACGGCGCCGGTGCCGAAGGGCACGATGATGTGGATCAC
This region includes:
- a CDS encoding tripartite tricarboxylate transporter substrate-binding protein, producing MTSTLFTRRSMAAVAAAVALCSFGLGAHAQQRVIHIIVPFGTGAVQDTVARAFNNELGAALNASAIVENRAGAGGTVGAAVAAKAPADGSTLVLAAASHNIAAFLYSKLSYDPLKDFVGVANVGNAGYVLAVASGMNVSNTADFIKEVKANPGKYNYASAGNGSATHLAMASFLAKAGLQMTHIPTKSTGEAVNEVLAGRVQAVISSSIGVMGFQDDARMKLLASTGQSRSPFLPKLPTVAESGLPGYAFDSWIGLLAPAGTPKAEVERINAAANKVLADPAIQERFKRLGVEPRSQSAEEFQKLLRSDWDAMGAVVKASGAKID